The following are encoded together in the Xanthobacter autotrophicus Py2 genome:
- a CDS encoding putative transcriptional regulator, MerR family (TIGRFAM: redox-sensitive transcriptional activator SoxR~PFAM: regulatory protein MerR; Transcription regulator MerR DNA binding~KEGG: pmy:Pmen_1341 putative transcriptional regulator, MerR family) → MGKRTIRIKPRVWFRSRIFVVDRRGSPPRQMTVGEVAQRSGVAVSTLHFYEAKGLIAATRSRGNQRRFSRDILRRIAIIRVAQHLGMPLAEISALLKPIPAGKQPSAAAVRDMVAGWRVALQARIDGLTQLRNHLDGCIGCGCLSLEECPLRNPADALSARGAGAVLLQSNLE, encoded by the coding sequence ATGGGCAAGCGGACCATTCGTATAAAACCTCGAGTATGGTTTAGGTCAAGGATTTTCGTCGTGGACAGACGAGGAAGCCCGCCTCGGCAAATGACCGTGGGGGAAGTTGCGCAGCGCAGCGGAGTGGCCGTTTCGACTCTGCACTTCTACGAAGCCAAAGGGCTCATCGCGGCAACGCGCAGCCGCGGCAACCAGCGGCGCTTTTCCAGGGACATTCTACGGCGGATCGCGATTATCCGGGTGGCACAGCACCTGGGAATGCCGCTGGCTGAAATCTCCGCCCTGCTGAAACCGATACCGGCCGGGAAACAACCGTCAGCTGCCGCGGTTCGCGATATGGTCGCCGGCTGGAGAGTGGCATTGCAGGCACGTATCGACGGTCTCACCCAGCTGCGCAACCATCTGGATGGTTGTATCGGATGCGGATGCCTGTCACTTGAGGAGTGCCCGCTCCGCAATCCTGCGGATGCGTTAAGTGCTAGGGGAGCGGGGGCGGTTTTGCTACAGAGTAATTTGGAGTGA
- a CDS encoding ABC transporter related (PFAM: ABC transporter related~SMART: AAA ATPase~KEGG: bbr:BB4294 branched-chain amino acid transport ATP-binding protein), with product MNAKPILSVAGVSVTFGTFPALTEVTFDVAEGELVALIGPNGAGKTTILNVLSGEVPPTAGTVSFRGRPLAGLKPHEVARRGLARTFQAAEPFQHLTVRENVMVGGVPASGLGLIAGLGFRANSLPAARRVASEADAHLERVGLLEKADLPAGLLTAGQRRLLSIARVLATGASMLVLDEPGAGLNESEKTFLGDVILSLWRDGRTVLFVEHDMPLVSRIAQRIMVLDRGHLIADGAPDEVRANPKVIEAYLGRRAPEEPAAAPVAAIVASVAEANSEPVRPAARLLTVRDLNVTYGGLTAVDGVSLHIDEGEVLALVGANGAGKSSLLKAIGRVVNARAVEMSFAGEEIARLPEDAVVARGLCLVPEGRALFGSLTVAENLAAGRYARRRARGFTHLLHQSRAERAVFEARLDMVYQLFPVLKERARQLAGTLSGGQGQMLAIGRALMGEPRLLMLDEPSLGLAPQVIDEIFASIARLKRQGLTILLVEQNIASALAIADRGLVLANGRVAASGTGAELLRDPRITEAYLGTSDSQASGCSAPRMIAV from the coding sequence ATGAACGCCAAGCCGATCCTCTCCGTCGCCGGTGTCAGCGTCACCTTCGGGACGTTTCCGGCCCTCACCGAGGTGACCTTCGACGTGGCCGAAGGGGAACTGGTGGCGCTCATCGGCCCCAACGGCGCCGGCAAGACCACCATCCTCAACGTGCTCTCCGGAGAAGTGCCGCCGACGGCCGGAACGGTCAGCTTTCGCGGCCGGCCGCTGGCGGGCCTCAAGCCCCACGAGGTGGCGCGCCGGGGCCTCGCCCGCACCTTCCAGGCGGCGGAGCCGTTCCAGCACCTCACGGTGCGCGAAAACGTCATGGTGGGCGGCGTCCCTGCCTCCGGTCTAGGGCTCATCGCCGGCCTCGGCTTCCGCGCCAACAGCCTGCCCGCCGCCCGCCGCGTGGCCAGCGAGGCGGATGCCCACTTGGAGCGGGTCGGGCTGCTGGAGAAGGCGGACCTGCCGGCCGGCCTCTTGACTGCCGGCCAGCGGCGCCTGCTCAGCATCGCGCGGGTGCTGGCGACCGGGGCGTCCATGCTGGTACTGGACGAGCCGGGCGCGGGCCTCAACGAGAGCGAGAAGACCTTTCTCGGCGACGTCATCCTCTCCTTGTGGCGCGACGGCCGCACAGTGCTGTTCGTCGAGCACGACATGCCACTGGTGAGCCGCATCGCCCAGCGGATCATGGTGCTCGACCGCGGCCATCTCATCGCCGATGGAGCGCCCGATGAGGTGCGCGCCAATCCGAAGGTGATCGAGGCCTATCTCGGCCGCCGCGCGCCGGAGGAGCCCGCCGCGGCGCCCGTCGCCGCCATCGTCGCATCGGTCGCCGAGGCCAACTCCGAGCCGGTGAGGCCGGCGGCGCGGCTGCTGACGGTCCGGGATCTCAACGTCACCTATGGCGGCCTGACGGCAGTAGACGGCGTATCGCTCCACATCGACGAGGGCGAGGTGCTGGCGCTGGTCGGCGCCAACGGCGCGGGCAAGAGCAGCTTGCTCAAGGCCATCGGCCGGGTGGTGAACGCGCGCGCCGTCGAGATGTCCTTCGCCGGCGAGGAGATCGCCCGGCTCCCGGAGGATGCCGTGGTGGCCCGCGGCCTCTGCCTCGTGCCCGAGGGGCGCGCCCTGTTCGGCTCGCTCACGGTCGCCGAGAACCTGGCGGCCGGCCGCTATGCCCGCCGTCGCGCCCGCGGCTTCACGCACCTTCTCCACCAGAGCCGCGCGGAGCGGGCGGTGTTCGAAGCCCGCCTCGATATGGTGTACCAGTTGTTCCCGGTGCTGAAGGAGCGGGCGCGTCAGCTCGCCGGCACCCTGTCCGGCGGACAGGGCCAGATGCTCGCCATCGGTCGCGCCCTCATGGGCGAACCGCGCCTGCTCATGCTCGACGAGCCCTCCCTCGGCCTCGCTCCGCAGGTGATCGACGAGATCTTCGCCTCCATCGCGCGGCTGAAAAGGCAGGGCCTCACCATCCTGCTGGTGGAGCAGAACATCGCCTCGGCCCTCGCCATCGCCGACCGGGGCCTGGTGCTCGCCAACGGGCGTGTCGCCGCCAGCGGCACGGGCGCCGAGCTGCTGAGGGATCCCCGCATCACCGAGGCCTATCTGGGCACCAGCGACAGCCAGGCATCCGGCTGCAGCGCACCGCGCATGATCGCGGTCTAG
- a CDS encoding Oxidoreductase FAD-binding domain protein (PFAM: ferredoxin; oxidoreductase FAD/NAD(P)-binding domain protein; Oxidoreductase FAD-binding domain protein~KEGG: aeh:Mlg_2459 oxidoreductase FAD-binding domain protein): protein MPNVTIVFADGERTEIKARPGEMILQAARRNGLALSSDCEVGDCQTCRCTLLAGAIEHDAFATTSLTTAEMESGEVLTCVSAADGDVTLRMPYERTRLLPAKPFTLRIESLEQLGASVIRLKGQTLGLKPLVFLSGQYINLKVPGTEALRSYSMANPPSGERSLELLIRLLDDGAMSTYLRERAAPGDQIACEGPRGTFYLRDGTRPLLMVAGGTGLAPMLAMLRQIASAPTSRAMTLCFGVNTPEDLFCLDDLAELASRLPGLEIRVAVARGDAGPKWQAGYATDLLQPGDVPGRDIYLCGPPPMTDAARAFLTAHGADPAAIFLERFVVSGATAA from the coding sequence ATGCCCAATGTGACCATCGTCTTCGCAGACGGTGAGCGGACCGAGATCAAGGCCCGCCCCGGCGAGATGATCCTCCAGGCCGCGCGCCGTAACGGACTGGCGCTGAGCTCTGATTGCGAGGTGGGCGACTGCCAGACCTGCCGCTGCACCCTTCTCGCCGGCGCGATCGAGCATGACGCATTCGCCACCACCTCCCTCACCACCGCCGAGATGGAGAGCGGCGAGGTGCTGACCTGCGTCTCGGCAGCTGATGGAGACGTGACGCTCCGCATGCCCTATGAGCGCACCCGGCTGCTGCCGGCGAAGCCCTTCACGCTGCGCATCGAAAGCCTGGAGCAACTCGGCGCCAGCGTGATCCGCCTGAAGGGGCAGACGCTGGGGCTCAAGCCGCTGGTGTTTCTCTCCGGCCAGTACATCAACCTGAAAGTGCCGGGCACGGAGGCCCTGCGCTCCTATTCCATGGCCAACCCGCCTTCCGGGGAGCGCTCTCTGGAGCTGCTGATCCGGCTGCTCGACGACGGCGCCATGTCCACGTATCTGCGCGAACGCGCGGCTCCCGGCGACCAGATCGCGTGCGAAGGCCCACGCGGCACCTTCTATCTCCGCGACGGCACGCGCCCGTTGCTGATGGTGGCCGGCGGCACGGGCCTCGCGCCAATGCTCGCCATGCTGCGACAGATTGCGAGCGCGCCAACGTCGCGCGCCATGACCCTTTGCTTCGGCGTGAACACGCCCGAGGACCTGTTCTGCCTCGACGACCTCGCCGAGCTTGCAAGTCGCCTGCCGGGCCTTGAAATCCGCGTGGCCGTGGCGCGTGGCGACGCCGGGCCGAAATGGCAGGCGGGCTATGCCACCGATCTCCTCCAGCCCGGGGACGTGCCGGGGCGCGACATCTACCTGTGTGGTCCGCCCCCCATGACCGACGCGGCGCGCGCCTTCCTGACTGCCCACGGCGCCGATCCTGCGGCCATCTTTCTGGAACGTTTTGTCGTGAGCGGCGCCACCGCCGCCTGA
- a CDS encoding Extracellular ligand-binding receptor (PFAM: Extracellular ligand-binding receptor~KEGG: bbr:BB4296 putative exported protein): MLPLRPTIAALLIAAGLSAAHAADPIKIGGLLETSGAVASLGQPGLEGAMLAVEQINKTGGINGQPVEFVNVNTESDNTRAVTAVKRLIGQGDIAAIVGPMNSGSSFAIIDTVQRASVPMISNGGSRNIVLPAEEKKWIFLSPLTDVLVQSVMMEDMKKRGITRIALLNADSPFGTSGREQLEKNAASYGITVVSQQAFGNADQDMTPQLTKVRGTDAQAVVVWATGPGQAIVVKNYRQLGIDLPLYLSQAANDFNFLRLAGPAADGIFIPSSKIYVTGALAANDPQKAVIETFAKDYEAKYGKPPATFAGNAYDAVMMLAEAVKKAGATDRAAIRGAIEGLKDHVGVTAVYTYGPGDHFGAKADSVVMLTVKDGKFALVR; this comes from the coding sequence ATGCTGCCCCTGAGACCCACCATCGCCGCATTGCTTATCGCCGCTGGCCTCTCGGCCGCCCACGCCGCCGACCCCATCAAGATCGGCGGCCTTCTGGAGACCTCCGGCGCCGTCGCCTCCCTCGGCCAGCCTGGCCTTGAGGGCGCCATGCTGGCGGTGGAGCAGATCAACAAGACGGGCGGCATCAACGGACAGCCCGTCGAGTTCGTGAACGTCAACACCGAGAGCGACAACACCCGCGCCGTGACCGCCGTGAAGCGCCTCATCGGACAGGGCGACATCGCTGCCATCGTCGGGCCGATGAACTCCGGCTCGTCCTTCGCCATCATCGACACCGTGCAGCGGGCCTCCGTGCCCATGATCTCCAATGGTGGCTCGCGCAACATCGTGCTGCCGGCCGAGGAGAAGAAGTGGATCTTCCTCTCGCCCCTCACTGACGTGCTCGTGCAGAGCGTGATGATGGAGGACATGAAGAAGCGCGGGATCACACGCATCGCCCTCCTGAATGCGGACAGTCCCTTCGGCACCAGCGGCCGCGAGCAACTGGAGAAGAACGCTGCCAGCTACGGCATCACCGTCGTGTCCCAGCAGGCCTTCGGCAACGCCGATCAGGACATGACGCCCCAGCTCACCAAGGTGCGCGGCACCGATGCGCAGGCGGTGGTGGTGTGGGCCACAGGCCCCGGACAGGCCATCGTGGTGAAGAATTATCGCCAGCTCGGCATCGACCTGCCGCTCTATCTTTCCCAGGCCGCGAACGACTTCAACTTCCTGCGCCTCGCCGGCCCGGCTGCGGATGGAATCTTCATCCCCTCCTCGAAGATCTATGTCACCGGCGCGCTGGCCGCGAACGACCCGCAGAAAGCCGTGATCGAGACCTTCGCGAAGGATTACGAGGCCAAATACGGCAAGCCCCCGGCGACGTTCGCGGGTAACGCCTACGACGCGGTGATGATGCTGGCGGAGGCGGTGAAGAAGGCCGGTGCCACCGATCGCGCCGCCATCCGCGGTGCCATCGAGGGCCTGAAAGACCACGTGGGTGTCACCGCCGTCTACACCTACGGCCCCGGCGACCATTTCGGCGCCAAGGCGGACAGCGTGGTGATGCTCACCGTCAAGGACGGCAAGTTCGCCCTCGTGCGCTGA
- a CDS encoding Amidase (PFAM: Amidase~KEGG: bam:Bamb_5348 amidase) — protein MSIFVKTLSLGADGPRVAVKDTIDIAGEPTMAGSRALADAAPATEHAEVVARALAAGCRIVGKTTLHELAFGVTGINDWSGTPENPKWPHLVPGGSSSGSAAAVAAGLADFALGTDTGGSVRIPAACCGVFGLKPTFGRVSRHGVMPTDSTIDCVGPIATSADMLMRAMEIIDPTFARRSVNAPRIGRVAVKANPAIHRAVNEALAASGVESRDVKLAGLEAAFSAGLAIINAENVTGLGHLLQTGLVGDDVARRLAQAAAVTREEIAAAEFVRAAFTAEIDALLEALDVLVLPTMPEFPPALAEARGDLSAVGMTTFVRPFNLSGHPAVTVPLLAENGAPAGLQIVGRKGEDALVLAVAERVSLARSQ, from the coding sequence ATGAGCATCTTTGTCAAGACCCTCAGCCTCGGGGCGGATGGCCCACGCGTCGCAGTGAAGGACACCATCGATATCGCGGGCGAGCCGACCATGGCTGGCAGCCGGGCCCTGGCCGACGCAGCCCCCGCGACCGAACATGCCGAAGTGGTGGCGCGGGCGCTCGCAGCGGGCTGCCGGATCGTCGGCAAGACCACGCTCCACGAGCTGGCCTTCGGCGTGACCGGCATCAACGACTGGAGCGGAACGCCCGAGAACCCGAAATGGCCGCATCTGGTGCCCGGCGGCTCGTCCTCGGGATCGGCCGCGGCAGTGGCGGCGGGGCTCGCCGATTTCGCCCTCGGCACGGACACCGGCGGGTCCGTCCGCATCCCGGCCGCCTGCTGCGGTGTCTTCGGGCTGAAGCCGACCTTCGGTCGGGTCAGCCGGCACGGTGTGATGCCAACCGACAGCACCATCGACTGCGTAGGCCCGATCGCGACAAGCGCGGACATGCTGATGCGCGCCATGGAGATCATCGATCCCACCTTCGCGCGACGGTCGGTCAATGCGCCGCGCATCGGGCGCGTGGCGGTGAAGGCCAATCCGGCGATCCACCGGGCCGTCAACGAGGCACTGGCAGCTTCGGGCGTCGAGAGCCGCGATGTCAAACTCGCCGGACTTGAAGCCGCCTTCTCCGCCGGTCTCGCAATCATCAATGCCGAGAACGTCACCGGCCTCGGCCACCTGCTGCAGACGGGTCTCGTGGGAGACGACGTCGCCCGGCGCCTCGCCCAGGCAGCCGCCGTAACCAGGGAGGAGATCGCCGCAGCCGAGTTTGTGCGTGCGGCGTTCACGGCGGAGATCGACGCACTCCTCGAAGCCCTCGACGTACTGGTTCTGCCGACCATGCCCGAGTTCCCGCCTGCTCTCGCGGAAGCGCGCGGCGACCTTTCCGCCGTGGGCATGACGACGTTCGTGCGCCCCTTCAATCTGTCGGGACATCCCGCCGTGACCGTGCCGCTGCTGGCAGAGAACGGCGCGCCGGCGGGTTTGCAGATCGTCGGGAGAAAGGGCGAGGATGCGTTGGTCCTGGCGGTCGCTGAACGGGTCAGCCTCGCAAGGTCGCAATGA
- a CDS encoding conserved hypothetical protein (KEGG: bbr:BB4295 hypothetical protein), with the protein MDEITAPSALSDADGTALALMHAVEPAWRGVALARDAMDFPERTILHAGPPVDLARIARPILNSAVMAVLLEAWAADATEAEAMILSGAIRLAPAQDHGVMVPLAAVFSPNMAAQIVVDLADPRRRVLAPINGGMAKAQRLGLAGPDILAHLKWINGNLAATLSIVADRDIPLLPIADAALAAGDDCHGRTVAGTRLVIEAIAPRLGSDTLERHFLDGAPGFFLNLWMAAAKLIASAAEIPGSSLITAMGANGVDAGVQLGGRPGQWFTAPAAPPEGTLVEGVTPDDRLGAIGDSALVDALGFGAMLTEQAGLPRARLFPREHPAFALSRARIGLPAAALVAAGAAPRIALGILDRAGWRGRIGGGIHTPPPALFAEAFNAIA; encoded by the coding sequence TTGGACGAGATCACCGCCCCCTCCGCCCTCTCCGACGCAGACGGCACCGCGCTCGCACTGATGCACGCGGTGGAACCGGCCTGGCGCGGCGTCGCATTGGCGCGCGACGCGATGGACTTTCCCGAGCGGACCATTCTTCATGCCGGCCCACCGGTGGACTTGGCGCGCATCGCCCGTCCCATCCTCAACAGCGCCGTTATGGCCGTGCTGCTGGAGGCCTGGGCCGCCGATGCGACCGAGGCGGAGGCGATGATCCTCTCCGGCGCCATCCGCCTCGCCCCGGCACAGGACCATGGCGTCATGGTGCCGCTTGCCGCCGTCTTCTCGCCGAACATGGCGGCCCAGATCGTCGTCGATCTTGCCGATCCGCGCCGTCGCGTGCTTGCCCCCATCAATGGCGGCATGGCCAAGGCGCAACGGCTCGGCCTTGCCGGACCCGACATCCTCGCGCACCTCAAGTGGATCAACGGCAACCTCGCGGCGACGCTGTCCATCGTAGCCGACCGGGACATTCCTCTCCTGCCCATCGCGGACGCCGCGCTGGCGGCGGGAGACGATTGCCACGGCCGCACCGTCGCGGGTACGCGGCTGGTGATCGAGGCCATCGCGCCACGCCTCGGCAGCGACACGCTGGAACGCCATTTCCTGGATGGCGCGCCCGGCTTCTTCCTCAACCTCTGGATGGCGGCGGCCAAGCTGATCGCCTCGGCCGCCGAGATCCCCGGCAGCAGCCTCATCACCGCCATGGGCGCCAACGGCGTGGACGCCGGTGTCCAGCTCGGCGGCCGGCCCGGCCAGTGGTTCACCGCGCCGGCCGCGCCCCCGGAGGGCACGCTGGTGGAGGGCGTCACCCCGGACGACCGCCTCGGCGCCATCGGCGACAGCGCTCTTGTGGACGCGCTGGGCTTCGGCGCCATGCTGACCGAGCAAGCCGGCCTGCCGCGGGCACGCCTGTTTCCGCGCGAGCACCCCGCCTTCGCCCTCAGCCGGGCGCGCATCGGGCTCCCCGCCGCAGCCCTGGTGGCGGCCGGCGCCGCGCCCCGCATCGCCCTCGGCATCCTCGACCGCGCCGGATGGCGCGGACGCATCGGCGGCGGCATCCATACCCCACCCCCGGCGCTGTTCGCCGAAGCCTTCAACGCCATCGCCTGA
- a CDS encoding inner-membrane translocator (PFAM: inner-membrane translocator~KEGG: bbr:BB4293 branched-chain amino acid transport system permease), whose translation MVRIPLLIAILVACLVTGGDYAISLAVVIGLQALPALGLTLLTGYTGQISLGHAAFYGLGAYGSALIGAALGLPALLSVIIASALVAGIAWAIGWLVFRLKGHHLAMATLAFGIIVQIAFVEMHFLTGGPNGLSGIEPLSIFGKDLITDAQVLPVVWGAVILAVLFAQNLISSPAGLVMRAIAEGDKVVGSLGNDVAAIKRKVMMLSGFLCAVGGGLYAHYVGYLSPGPFDVGFSVRLLLMVALGGFANIWGVLFGVAFVTLVGEALKPLGAFDVIAYGTLLVVSVIFFPRGLMAGIAEPVVAQARRFRKVAAR comes from the coding sequence ATGGTCCGCATCCCCCTGCTCATCGCCATCCTCGTGGCCTGCCTGGTCACGGGCGGCGACTATGCCATCAGCCTCGCAGTGGTCATCGGACTGCAGGCACTGCCCGCCCTCGGCCTGACGCTCCTCACCGGCTACACCGGCCAGATCTCGCTCGGCCATGCCGCCTTCTACGGCCTCGGCGCCTACGGCTCCGCGCTTATCGGCGCCGCCCTCGGCCTGCCCGCCCTGCTGAGCGTGATCATTGCCTCGGCGCTGGTGGCGGGGATCGCCTGGGCCATCGGCTGGCTGGTGTTCCGGCTGAAGGGGCACCATCTCGCCATGGCGACGCTGGCCTTCGGCATCATCGTGCAGATCGCCTTCGTCGAGATGCATTTCCTCACCGGCGGTCCCAACGGCCTGTCGGGCATCGAGCCGCTGTCGATCTTCGGCAAGGACCTCATCACCGACGCCCAGGTGCTGCCGGTGGTGTGGGGCGCGGTGATCCTCGCGGTCCTGTTCGCCCAGAACCTCATCTCCTCACCCGCCGGCCTCGTGATGCGGGCCATCGCGGAGGGCGACAAGGTGGTCGGCTCTCTCGGCAATGACGTCGCCGCTATCAAGCGCAAGGTGATGATGCTGAGCGGCTTCCTCTGCGCGGTGGGCGGCGGGCTCTACGCCCATTATGTCGGCTACCTCAGCCCCGGACCGTTCGACGTGGGCTTCTCCGTGCGGCTCCTGCTCATGGTGGCGCTCGGCGGTTTCGCCAACATCTGGGGCGTGCTGTTCGGCGTCGCCTTCGTGACGCTGGTGGGCGAGGCCCTGAAGCCGCTCGGCGCCTTCGACGTGATCGCCTACGGCACGCTCCTCGTGGTCTCGGTCATCTTCTTCCCGCGCGGCCTCATGGCCGGCATCGCGGAGCCCGTGGTGGCGCAGGCGCGCCGGTTCCGAAAGGTGGCCGCCCGATGA